Proteins encoded together in one Spirochaetota bacterium window:
- the holA gene encoding DNA polymerase III subunit delta gives MTTKYPNAKQFKRELDGDRLEQRYLFLGEEEGDKDKIINRIMVMAFDDPVERSHAAGRFHVENDEFLAGAEFILSTPLFSSKRVCVMYNIDSLSAARHGSVFQEMVREIPGQSILILTTREVRPPAFMAPVLDRFKVVQFWRYFDSDIHAYITAAIRKLGLEIDDRAAELLVERTGNDIKKIDDAIDMIRYSGKTGLVDADLVKNCVDDVKDASVFDFVDALFRKDPKALGLCKKVKEDETPDLRILYLITRQAEMIETYYALVGSGVPPEEAMTRAGVYSKNREKFWRYTETFPRERLRRVFALISGTDYSLKSGSASKDLIASPVFNLVSDILFTM, from the coding sequence ATGACCACCAAGTATCCGAACGCGAAACAATTCAAGCGGGAGCTCGACGGCGACCGGCTGGAGCAGCGCTATCTTTTCCTCGGCGAGGAAGAGGGGGACAAGGACAAGATCATCAACCGCATCATGGTGATGGCCTTTGACGATCCCGTTGAGCGGTCCCATGCCGCCGGCAGGTTCCATGTCGAAAACGATGAATTCCTTGCCGGTGCCGAGTTCATCCTGTCGACGCCGCTTTTTTCCTCCAAGCGGGTGTGCGTCATGTATAACATCGACAGCCTGTCTGCCGCCCGGCACGGGAGCGTGTTCCAGGAGATGGTCCGGGAAATACCGGGGCAATCGATCCTGATCCTGACGACGCGGGAAGTCAGGCCGCCGGCCTTCATGGCCCCGGTGCTGGATCGGTTCAAGGTGGTGCAGTTCTGGCGCTATTTCGACAGCGATATCCACGCCTACATCACGGCGGCCATACGGAAGCTCGGCCTCGAGATAGACGACCGGGCGGCGGAGCTTCTCGTGGAGCGTACCGGCAACGACATCAAGAAGATCGACGACGCCATCGACATGATAAGGTACTCCGGGAAGACGGGGCTGGTCGATGCCGACCTGGTGAAGAACTGCGTTGACGACGTGAAGGACGCCTCGGTGTTCGATTTTGTCGACGCCCTGTTCCGGAAGGACCCGAAGGCCCTCGGTCTGTGCAAGAAGGTCAAGGAGGACGAGACGCCGGACCTCAGGATCCTCTACCTGATCACGCGCCAGGCCGAAATGATCGAGACGTATTACGCGCTGGTAGGGAGCGGGGTGCCGCCCGAGGAAGCGATGACCAGGGCCGGCGTGTACAGCAAGAACAGGGAGAAGTTCTGGCGCTATACGGAAACCTTCCCCCGGGAGCGGCTCAGGCGCGTTTTCGCACTGATCAGCGGCACCGACTATTCGCTGAAAAGCGGATCAGCCTCGAAGGATCTGATTGCCAGCCCGGTATTCAACCTGGTGTCTGACATTCTCTTTACCATGTAA
- a CDS encoding putative toxin-antitoxin system toxin component, PIN family, with the protein MKIVFDTNVILSALITQGLSSRVLNICIDKHQLFISPWIINEVLSKLDVKMHVSKPETERVSLFLDNIFNKIIPQGDLPGLCRDKDDNNILLLAQYVKANIIITGDNDLLSLKEYLKIKIISPRQFIEKYYKPE; encoded by the coding sequence ATGAAAATTGTTTTTGATACTAATGTCATTTTATCTGCTTTAATTACTCAGGGTCTATCTTCACGAGTCTTGAATATATGTATTGATAAGCATCAATTATTTATATCTCCTTGGATAATCAATGAGGTTTTATCAAAATTAGATGTCAAAATGCATGTTTCCAAACCAGAAACTGAACGTGTAAGTTTATTTCTTGATAATATATTTAATAAAATTATTCCCCAAGGTGATTTACCTGGGTTATGTCGGGATAAAGATGATAATAATATCTTATTATTGGCCCAATATGTAAAAGCTAACATCATTATTACAGGTGATAATGATTTATTATCATTAAAAGAATATTTAAAAATAAAGATCATATCTCCACGTCAATTTATTGAAAAGTATTATAAACCTGAATAA
- a CDS encoding ribbon-helix-helix protein, CopG family, with the protein MREILTISVDKALKNKVERAAKRLRVSKSELVKKAIEKYIVKEEFDELRNLLIPYAEKAGYFTDEDVFKDIS; encoded by the coding sequence ATGAGAGAAATATTAACAATTAGTGTCGATAAAGCACTTAAAAACAAGGTCGAAAGAGCCGCAAAGCGGTTGCGAGTTTCAAAAAGTGAATTAGTAAAAAAGGCTATTGAAAAATATATAGTGAAAGAAGAATTTGATGAATTAAGAAATCTTCTCATACCATATGCAGAAAAAGCCGGCTATTTTACCGATGAAGATGTATTTAAAGATATTTCATGA